The proteins below are encoded in one region of Hordeum vulgare subsp. vulgare chromosome 3H, MorexV3_pseudomolecules_assembly, whole genome shotgun sequence:
- the LOC123440806 gene encoding polygalacturonase inhibitor-like → MRMRSRALLVLLLCSLLAGAANAEPSPDPTYKDCHPGDKAALLAVKAALGEAYHFASWTPDSPCCDWYDVTCDHFTGRVVGLAVFQDANLTGTIPSALAGLPHLQDLTLRHLPALSGPIPPAIGKLSNLSSLRISWTAVSGPVPSFLGALKKLTFLELSFNSLTGAIPASLGTIPNLSGINLSRNRLTGAIPPMFLSKSADQVYLWLSHNNLTGPVPAGFAAVNFAHLDLSRNGLTGDASGLFGLGKELQYIDLSRNDFDFDLSAVVLPEQLYTVDLSHNAIHGSIPAQVANLPNLQFFNVSYNRLCGPVPTGGNMARFDLYNFQHNKCLCGAPLSPCKK, encoded by the coding sequence ATGAGGATGCGCTCACGCGctctgctcgtcctcctcctctgctcCCTCCTCGCCGGCGCGGCCAACGCCGAGCCCTCCCCGGACCCCACCTACAAGGACTGCCACCCAGGCGACAAGGCGGCGCTGCTCGCCGTCAAGGCCGCCCTCGGGGAGGCCTACCACTTCGCGTCCTGGACGCCCGACAGTCCCTGCTGCGACTGGTACGACGTCACCTGCGACCACTTCACCGGCCGCGTCGTCGGCCTCGCCGTCTTCCAGGACGCCAACCTGACCGGCACCATCCCCAGCGCCCTCGCCGGCCTCCCCCACCTGCAGGACCTCACCCTGCGCCACCTCCCGGCGCTCTCGGGCCCCATACCGCCGGCCATCGGCAAGCTCTCCAACCTCTCCAGCCTCCGCATCTCCTGGACGGCCGTGTCGGGCCCCGTGCCGTCCTTCCTGGGCGCGCTGAAGAAGCTCACCTTCCTCGAGCTCTCCTTCAACTCGCTCACCGGCGCCATCCCGGCGTCGCTGGGGACCATCCCCAACCTGTCCGGCATCAACCTCAGCCGCAACCGCCTCACCGGCGCCATCCCCCCGATGTTCCTCAGCAAGTCTGCGGACCAGGTGTACCTCTGGCTGTCACACAACAACCTCACGGGGCCTGTCCCGGCCGGGTTCGCCGCCGTGAACTTCGCGCACCTCGACCTGTCGCGCAACGGCCTGACCGGCGACGCGTCGGGCCTCTTCGGCCTCGGGAAGGAGTTGCAGTACATCGACCTGTCCAGAAACGACTTCGATTTCGACCTATCGGCCGTGGTGCTCCCGGAGCAGCTCTACACTGTCGACCTGAGCCACAATGCCATCCATGGCAGCATCCCGGCGCAGGTCGCCAACTTGCCCAACCTGCAGTTCTTCAACGTCAGCTACAACAGGCTATGCGGCCCCGTGCCCACCGGCGGGAACATGGCGAGGTTTGACCTTTACAACTTTCAGCACAACAAGTGCCTCTGCGGTGCTCCCCTCTCTCCATGCAAGAAGTAG